In Halobacteroides halobius DSM 5150, the genomic window TTTACCTATTGAAGTTGAATTAGGAAGAACCAATATTAAAGTAGCAGAGTTATTAGAATTAAATGAAGGTGATGTTTTAAGATTAGATACTAAAGCAGATGAAGATTTAGTAATCAAAGTAAATGACAGACAAAAATTCACAGGGAAACCAGGAAAACTAGGAAGTAAATTAGCAGCAGAGATTATTAATGCTATTTCTGAAGAGGAGTGGGAGGGAGAAAGTAATGGATAATGATGTATTATCTCAAGATGAAATTAATGCACTATTAGATGATGAAGATACAACAAATAACGGAGAAAAATCACAATTATTATCAGATTTAGCTAGGGATGCTCTAGGTGAAATAGGTAATATATCTATGGGATCAGCGGCAACAGCTTTGTATGGTTTATTAGATAAAAAAGTAGAGATTACAGCCCCTGAGGTAGAAGTTAGTACTTTAAATGAATTAATTGATAGTTATAATAGGCCTTGTGTTTTAGTTGATGTACAGTATATAGAAGGTTTAGAAGGTAGTAATCAGATGATATTAGAAGTTAAAGATGCAGCTATCATTACTGATTTAATGATGGGAGGAGATGGTACAGAGCCTCCAGAAGGATTAGATGAGATGCATCTTAGTGCGGTAGGAGAAGCTATGAATCAAATGATGGGCTCTGCTTCTACTTCAATGTCTGATTTTTTTGCAGGAAATAAGGTTAATATTTCTCCTCCAGAAGCCGAGTTATTAGAGGTAAATGAAGAAACTTTTAGTTTAAATAATATTTCACCAGAGGATAAAGTAGTACAGATAATTTTTGATATGAAGATTGGAGATTTAATAGATAGTCAAATTGTTCAGGTTATGACTATTGATTTTGCTGAAGAGTTAGCAGAGAATTTAATGAATCCTACTCAAACTGAAGAGGAAAGTAATCAGAGTCAAAAAGAGACTCAAAAGCAACCAGAGCAACAAGCAGTTAATCAACAAACACAACAGCGACAGCAACCAAGACCACAGTCTCAACAACAGAGACGACAACCTCAATCTCAACAACGTAATGTTGAAGTCCAAGGGGTTGAGTTTAATGATTTAGGAAATGAACAAGATAGAGATGGAAGAAATGATATTAGTCTAATCTATGATGTTGATTTAGAGTTAACAGTTAGGTTAGGTAAGGCTGAGATGTCTATTAAGGAGATTTTAGATTTAGGGCCTGGCTCTGTGATTGAATTAGACCGGTTAGCTGGGGAAGCAGTTGATTTGTTAGTTAATGGTAAATTGATTGCTCAAGGTGAAGTTGTTGTAATTGATGAAAACTTTGGTTTTAGAGTTACAGATATTGTTAGTTCAGAAGAGCGGTTAAAGAGATTATAGATAGGGATTGATTTTATGAATTATGTTGTAAATTTTATAAAAGTTATTGGAGCTTTAGCAGGAGTATTAGGATTGTTTTATTTAGTAGTAAGGTTATTTAAGAGAAATCAGTTTCTTAATCAGACTAACCAAATACAAGTTCTAGAAAGATGTTATTTAGATACTAACCAAGTCCTTTATCTAATAAAGGTAGCTGATAATATTTGGTTGGTTTCAGCTACTAAGGATAAAATGGAATTTATTCAACAAATTGAATTAGATACTAAAGAATTAGACCTTCAATCTAATCAGCAATTATTAAACTTTTGGCAGAAAGGTAAGGGTAAAACTGATGAAAGCTAAATATCAGTTAACCGGGATACTAATTATAGTTATTTTATTGGTAGTACAGGCAAGTGCTATAGCAGCGCCCCGATTTGAAATTCCCAGTATAAAACTTCAGGTAGGAGATGATGGTTCTCAACCACAGGAGTTAGCACTATCACTAAAGATATTATTGTTGCTAACTATTTTAACATTAGCTCCTGCTATTTTAATATTATTAACTTCATTTACTAGAATTATTGTCGTCTTATCTTTTTTACGTCGGGCTTTAGCCACACAAAGGATGCCCCCAAACCAAGTTTTGATTGGTTTAGCAATTTTTTTAACGATTTATATTATGGCACCTGTGGGCCAAGATATTAATCAAAATGCTTTACAGCCTTATTTGGCTGAAAAGATAGACCGAGGAACGGCTTTTGATCGGACAATAAAACCATTACGTAGATTTATGTTTAAGCAAACTAGAGAGAAAGATATTGCTTTATTTGTTAATTTATCAAATTCTAAGCGTCCTAAGGGGCCTAAAGAACTATCAACTTATGTTCTAATTCCTGCTTTTATAATTAGTGAATTAAAAACTGCATTTCAAATTGGGTTTATGATTTACTTACCGTTTGTGGTAATTGATATGATTGTAGCTAGTACTTTAATGTCTATGGGAATGATGATGTTGCCTCCAGTTATGATTTCTTTACCTTTTAAGATTTTATTATTTGTATTAGTAGATGGCTGGTACTTAGTCATAAAATCATTGGTTGAAACTTTTAAATAAAATATAGGAGGAGAAGTGATGGATCAATTATTAGCGATTGAATTAGGTCGAAAAAGCTTATTAACAGTTCTTAAAGTAGTTGCGCCTATGTTAGGTTTAGGAATGGCAGCTGGATTAGCTGTTAGTATTTTTCAAGCTACAACTCAAATTCAGGAGCAGACCTTAGCTTTTATTCCTAAGATTGTAGCTGTGATGATTGCTATTATGATTTTTGGCCCGTGGATGTTAAGTACTTTACTTGATTATATGAATAACTTACTTACCAATATCCCCAATTACATTGGTTAATAGGAGTAAATTTAATGACTGAAGAAGATTTATTATTACAAGTTTATTACTTTAGCTTAATTTTAACTAGGATAGTTGGATTATTTGTATTAGTTCCTATTTTTGGTAGTAAAGCAATTCCTAAGCGATTTAAGATTGGGTTGGCTATAATTATAACTATTATTTTAATGGGTGTGATTTCTTTACCAGAAGTTAAGGTTCCTCAATTAGGTCTATTAGTTTTACAATTACTAACTGAGTTTACTATTGGCTTAATAATGGGGTTTATTTTATTATTAGTTTTTGTGGCAGTGCAATTAGCTGGACAGTTAATTGCCCGCAGAATGGGATTAGCTATGGCCAATATTTTAAATCCCCAAAGTGGAACTCGAGTAGCGGTAATAGGACAGTTACAAAACATAATAGCTATTCTTGTATTTCTAACTCTTAATGGCCATCATCAAATTTTGAGACTTTTAGTAACCAGCTTTGATTTAATAAACTTAGGCCAATTTAATACTTCATCTGATTT contains:
- the fliY gene encoding flagellar motor switch phosphatase FliY, producing MDNDVLSQDEINALLDDEDTTNNGEKSQLLSDLARDALGEIGNISMGSAATALYGLLDKKVEITAPEVEVSTLNELIDSYNRPCVLVDVQYIEGLEGSNQMILEVKDAAIITDLMMGGDGTEPPEGLDEMHLSAVGEAMNQMMGSASTSMSDFFAGNKVNISPPEAELLEVNEETFSLNNISPEDKVVQIIFDMKIGDLIDSQIVQVMTIDFAEELAENLMNPTQTEEESNQSQKETQKQPEQQAVNQQTQQRQQPRPQSQQQRRQPQSQQRNVEVQGVEFNDLGNEQDRDGRNDISLIYDVDLELTVRLGKAEMSIKEILDLGPGSVIELDRLAGEAVDLLVNGKLIAQGEVVVIDENFGFRVTDIVSSEERLKRL
- a CDS encoding flagellar biosynthetic protein FliO; the protein is MNYVVNFIKVIGALAGVLGLFYLVVRLFKRNQFLNQTNQIQVLERCYLDTNQVLYLIKVADNIWLVSATKDKMEFIQQIELDTKELDLQSNQQLLNFWQKGKGKTDES
- the fliP gene encoding flagellar type III secretion system pore protein FliP (The bacterial flagellar biogenesis protein FliP forms a type III secretion system (T3SS)-type pore required for flagellar assembly.) — its product is MKAKYQLTGILIIVILLVVQASAIAAPRFEIPSIKLQVGDDGSQPQELALSLKILLLLTILTLAPAILILLTSFTRIIVVLSFLRRALATQRMPPNQVLIGLAIFLTIYIMAPVGQDINQNALQPYLAEKIDRGTAFDRTIKPLRRFMFKQTREKDIALFVNLSNSKRPKGPKELSTYVLIPAFIISELKTAFQIGFMIYLPFVVIDMIVASTLMSMGMMMLPPVMISLPFKILLFVLVDGWYLVIKSLVETFK
- the fliQ gene encoding flagellar biosynthesis protein FliQ — protein: MDQLLAIELGRKSLLTVLKVVAPMLGLGMAAGLAVSIFQATTQIQEQTLAFIPKIVAVMIAIMIFGPWMLSTLLDYMNNLLTNIPNYIG
- the fliR gene encoding flagellar biosynthetic protein FliR; the encoded protein is MTEEDLLLQVYYFSLILTRIVGLFVLVPIFGSKAIPKRFKIGLAIIITIILMGVISLPEVKVPQLGLLVLQLLTEFTIGLIMGFILLLVFVAVQLAGQLIARRMGLAMANILNPQSGTRVAVIGQLQNIIAILVFLTLNGHHQILRLLVTSFDLINLGQFNTSSDLFALLLRLNGDLFPMAFKIALPILATLFIVDLSFGLVARTVPQLNVFMLGLPLKLLVGLIILTITLPNYISFLETTFKNVFKNIYAVLKLIG